From one Neovison vison isolate M4711 chromosome 1, ASM_NN_V1, whole genome shotgun sequence genomic stretch:
- the TEX43 gene encoding testis-expressed protein 43: MASGKDTCPILPKLANSCCEESSYKPSHKCNEVHLPRFSLKQGMIPRHYVMPWKENMKFRNVNLKHAEVCGIHAGPLEDTLFLNHSERLCHGEDRAVVLKKGPPEIKIADMPLHSPLSRYQSTVISHGFRRRLV; this comes from the exons ATGGCTTCAGGGAAAGACACTTGTCCTATCTTACCTAAGCTTGCCAACAGTTGCTGTGAAGAGAGTTCATACAAGCCTTCTCATAA GTGTAATGAGGTTCATTTGCCACGGTTTTCATTAAAGCAAGGGATGATCCCAAGACATTACGTTATGCcttggaaagaaaacatgaaattcaGGAATGTGAATCTGAAG CACGCAGAAGTGTGTGGGATCCACGCTGGTCCTCTAGAAGACACTCTGTTTTTGAATCACAGTGAAAGGCTCTGCCATGGGGAAGATCGGGCAGTTGTCTTGAAGAAAGGCCCACCAGAAATAAAAATCGCAGATATGCCTCtgcattccccactctccagaTACCAAAGCACTGTGATCTCCCACGGCTTCAGGAGGAGACTGGTCTaa
- the DDX41 gene encoding probable ATP-dependent RNA helicase DDX41 produces the protein MEDSEPERKRARTDEATATGSRSETEDEDDEDYVPYVPLRQRRQLLLQKLLQRRRKGAAEEEQQDSGSEPRGDEDDIPLGPQSNVSLLDQHQHLKEKAEARKESAKEKQLKEEEKILESVAEGRALMSVKEMAKGITYDDPIKTSWTPPRYVLSMSEERHERVRKKYHILVEGDGIPPPIKSFKEMKFPAAILRGLKKKGIHHPTPIQIQGIPTILSGRDMIGIAFTGSGKTLVFTLPVIMFCLEQEKRLPFSKREGPYGLIICPSRELARQTHGILEYYCRLLQEDSSPLLRCALCIGGMSVKEQMETIRHGVHMMVATPGRLMDLLQKKMVSLDICRYLALDEADRMIDMGFEGDIRTIFSYFKGQRQTLLFSATMPKKIQNFAKSALVKPVTINVGRAGAASLDVIQEVEYVKEEAKMVYLLECLQKTPPPVLIFAEKKADVDAIHEYLLLKGVEAVAIHGGKDQEERTKAIEAFREGKKDVLVATDVASKGLDFPAIQHVINYDMPEEIENYVHRIGRTGRSGNTGIATTFINKACDESVLMDLKALLLEAKQKVPPVLQVLHCGDESMLDIGGERGCAFCGGLGHRITDCPKLEAMQTKQVSNIGRKDYLAHSSMDF, from the exons ATGGAGGACTCGGAACCCGAGCGGAAG CGGGCGCGCACCGACGAGGCGACTGCCACAGGAAGCCGCTCCGAGACGGAGGATGAGGACGACGAAGACTATGTGCCTTACGTGCCTTTGCGACAGCGCCGGCAACTGCTG CTCCAGAAGCTACTGCAACGAAGGCGCAAAGGTGCTgcggaggaggagcagcaggacaGCGGCAGCGAGCCCCGGGGAGATGAGGACGATATCCCGCTGGGCCCTCAGTCCAACGTCAGCCTCCTGGATCAGCACCAGCACCTCAAAGAGAAGGCTGAAG CCCGCAAGGAGTCTGCCAAGGAGAAGCAgctgaaagaagaggaaaagatccTGGAGAGTGTGGCTGAGGGCCGAG CCTTGATGTCCGTGAAGGAGATGGCCAAGGGAATCACATACGACGATCCGATCAAAACCAG TTGGACACCCCCCCGCTATGTCCTGAGCATGTCTGAAGAGCGGCATGAACGGGTTCGGAAGAAGTACCACATCCTGGTGGAAGGAGATGGTATCCCACCGCCCATCAAGAGCTTCAAGGAAATGAAATTTCCTGCAG CCATCCTGAGAGGCCTGAAGAAGAAGGGAATCCACCACCCAACACCCATTCAGATCCAGGGCATCCCCACCAT ACTATCTGGCCGTGACATGATAGGTATCGCCTTCACGGGTTCAGGCAAGACACTGGTGTTCACATTGCCTGTCATCATGTTCTGCCTGGAACAGGAAAAGAGATTACCTTTCTCCAAGCGCGAAGGGCCCTATGGACTCATCATCTGCCCCTCG CGGGAACTCGCCCGGCAGACGCATGGCATCCTGGAGTATTACTGCCGCCTACTGCAGGAGGACAGCTCCCCGCTCCTGCGCTGCGCGCTCTGCATTGGGGGCATGTCTGTTAAAGAGCAGATGGAAACCATCCGACA CGGTGTGCACATGATGGTAGCCACCCCTGGGCGCCTCATGGATTTGCTGCAGAAGAAGATGGTCAGCCTAGACATCTGCCGCTACCTGGCTCTGGACGAGGCTGACCGCATGATTGACATGGGTTTTGAGGGTGACATCCGCACCATCTTCTCTTACTTCAAG GGCCAGCGACAGACCCTACTCTTCAGTGCCACCATGCCTAAGAAGATTCAGAACTTTGCCAAGAGTGCCCTGGTAAAGCCGGTCACAATCAACGTGGGGCGCGCGGGGGCTGCTAGCCTGGATGTCATCCAG GAGGTGGAATATGTCAAGGAGGAGGCCAAGATGGTATACCTGCTCGAATGCCTACAGAAAACACCCCCACCC GTGCTCATCTTTGCAGAGAAGAAGGCTGATGTGGATGCCATCCATGAGTACCTGCTGCTCAAGGGGGTCGAGGCAGTGGCCATCCATGGGGGCAAAG ACCAGGAGGAACGGACCAAGGCTATCGAGGCGTTCCGGGAAGGCAAGAAGGATGTTCTGGTGGCCACAGACGTAGCCTCCAAGGGCCTGGACTTCCCTGCCATCCAGCATGTCATAAATTATGACATGCCTGAGGAGATCGAAAACTATG TGCACCGTATCGGCCGCACCGGGCGCTCTGGGAACACAGGCATTGCCACCACTTTCATCAACAAGGCCTGTG ACGAGTCGGTGCTGATGGACCTGAAAGCTCTGCTGCTGGAGGCGAAGCAGAAGGTGCCCCCTGTGCTGCAGGTGCTACACTGCGGGGATGAGTCCATGCTGGACATTGGAG GAGAACGTGGCTGTGCCTTCTGTGGGGGCCTGGGCCATCGAATCACTGACTGCCCCAAACTCGAGGCTATGCAGACCAAGCAGGTCAGCAACATCGGCCGCAAGGACTACCTGGCCCACAGCTCCATGGACTTCTGA